One window from the genome of Methyloradius palustris encodes:
- a CDS encoding YezD family protein, with the protein MPNEQQAIVSSEVVEEILRAITQLRFGSIEITVHEGRVTQIEKREKVRFQQDNSRNKSNVSSLL; encoded by the coding sequence ATGCCGAATGAACAACAAGCCATAGTGAGCAGTGAAGTAGTTGAGGAAATATTGCGCGCCATCACACAGCTGCGCTTTGGTTCAATCGAAATCACAGTACATGAAGGTCGCGTTACACAAATTGAAAAGCGCGAAAAAGTACGCTTTCAGCAAGACAACTCACGTAATAAAAGCAACGTATCAAGCCTACTGTAA
- a CDS encoding cob(I)yrinic acid a,c-diamide adenosyltransferase: protein MGNRLSKIYTRTGDDGTTGLGDGTRTNKDSLRVEAMGDVDELNAVIGILLTEPVGEIIQKTLTQVQHDLFDIGGEVCIPGYIKLKASRIDALENTLDTLNDELTPLKEFILPGGTRGAAYCHLARTVCRRAERQLIRLQREEEVSPIALQYLNRLSDLLFVICRSINQHAQVPDVLWKNEA, encoded by the coding sequence ATGGGCAATCGATTAAGTAAAATTTATACTCGCACAGGTGACGACGGCACTACTGGTTTGGGTGATGGCACTCGTACGAATAAAGACAGTCTAAGAGTTGAAGCTATGGGCGATGTGGACGAACTCAATGCAGTCATCGGCATATTATTAACAGAGCCTGTTGGCGAGATTATTCAAAAAACCCTGACCCAAGTGCAACATGACCTTTTTGATATTGGTGGCGAGGTCTGCATACCAGGTTATATAAAACTCAAAGCAAGCCGCATTGATGCGCTTGAAAACACATTAGATACGCTCAATGACGAGCTAACTCCTCTTAAAGAATTCATATTGCCTGGTGGTACGCGCGGTGCTGCTTATTGTCACTTGGCACGCACTGTTTGCCGCCGTGCGGAAAGGCAACTGATTCGTTTGCAGAGGGAAGAAGAAGTTAGCCCAATTGCCTTGCAATACCTCAATCGCTTATCGGATTTACTCTTTGTGATTTGCAGAAGTATCAACCAACATGCGCAAGTCCCCGATGTGCTTTGGAAAAACGAAGCCTGA
- the murI gene encoding glutamate racemase translates to MQEENFSTVIATNHNAPIGVFDSGVGGISVLKHIRKALPDESVTYYADSHYAPYGNQSPEFIIERARYLTDFLISEGAKAIVVACNTATAAAVATLRQHYQLPIIGMEPAVKPAVAITKTGVIGVLATSGTLKSAQFAALLEHYGHHVQVVTQACHGLVEAIERGEIDAPSTITLLRNYLQPLLDANSDVIVLGCTHYPFVKTQIESIVAGKAALIDTGEAVARQLKKRLAEEGLLTSSNESSLTFWSNSQSPDAKQVIARLWQQPQSTWQLIADV, encoded by the coding sequence ATTCAAGAAGAAAACTTTTCAACAGTAATTGCTACCAATCACAACGCGCCTATTGGTGTTTTTGATTCAGGGGTGGGTGGCATTTCGGTACTCAAACATATACGCAAAGCGTTGCCTGACGAGAGCGTGACCTATTACGCAGATTCGCACTATGCGCCGTATGGCAATCAATCTCCTGAATTCATTATTGAACGTGCTCGCTACCTGACTGATTTCTTGATTTCAGAAGGGGCGAAAGCCATCGTGGTTGCTTGTAATACTGCTACTGCCGCCGCCGTGGCTACTTTACGCCAGCATTATCAATTGCCGATTATCGGTATGGAGCCGGCAGTAAAGCCGGCAGTGGCGATTACAAAGACTGGTGTCATAGGCGTACTGGCAACCAGCGGAACCCTTAAGAGTGCACAGTTTGCTGCTTTACTTGAACACTACGGGCATCACGTACAAGTGGTTACACAGGCTTGTCACGGCCTAGTCGAGGCGATAGAGCGTGGCGAGATTGACGCTCCATCTACCATCACATTGCTTCGAAATTACTTGCAGCCGTTGTTGGATGCTAATTCAGATGTGATTGTGCTCGGCTGTACCCATTACCCATTTGTTAAAACGCAGATTGAATCAATTGTCGCTGGCAAAGCTGCATTAATTGATACAGGGGAGGCGGTAGCGCGCCAATTAAAAAAACGCTTGGCTGAAGAGGGCTTGCTCACCTCATCTAATGAGTCTAGTTTAACTTTTTGGTCTAACAGTCAATCGCCAGACGCCAAGCAAGTCATCGCTAGGCTTTGGCAGCAGCCCCAAAGCACATGGCAATTAATTGCTGATGTTTAG
- a CDS encoding zinc-finger domain-containing protein, producing MTNETAKQTAVIEVSAKDLPLHCPTNEVALWCSHPRVFLDMAATGKASCPYCGTKYALKAGEVISHH from the coding sequence ATGACGAATGAAACAGCAAAACAAACAGCCGTAATCGAAGTCAGCGCAAAAGATTTACCCCTGCATTGTCCAACTAACGAAGTGGCACTGTGGTGCTCACATCCGCGAGTTTTTCTGGATATGGCTGCCACAGGCAAAGCATCATGCCCTTATTGCGGAACGAAATATGCGTTAAAAGCGGGTGAAGTCATTTCGCATCATTGA
- a CDS encoding branched-chain amino acid transaminase, with translation MADRDGVIWYDGKMVPWREATTHVLTHTLHYGMGVFEGVRAYKTDKGTAIFRLQEHTDRLFRSAHILGMKMPFDRATVAAAQKAAVRENNLESAYIRPMAFYGAEAMGISAKTLSTHLIVGAWKWGAYMGEDALKHGIRVKTSSFSRHHVNVTMCKAKANGNYMNSILAHQEAAIDGYDEALLLDVDGFVAEGSGENIFIVRNGKLITPDLTSALEGITRDTIVQLAGEIGLQVVEKRITRDEVYSADEAFFTGTAAEVTPIRELDNRSIGEGKRGPITEQLQTMYFDAVTGKSAKHAHWLSLV, from the coding sequence ATGGCTGATCGCGATGGGGTTATCTGGTACGACGGTAAGATGGTCCCTTGGCGCGAAGCTACCACACATGTACTGACCCACACCCTGCATTACGGCATGGGCGTATTTGAGGGTGTGCGCGCTTACAAGACTGATAAAGGCACTGCGATCTTCCGCTTGCAAGAGCATACAGATCGCTTGTTCCGTTCAGCACACATTCTCGGTATGAAAATGCCTTTTGATAGGGCTACTGTCGCTGCTGCTCAAAAAGCGGCTGTGCGTGAAAACAACCTGGAATCAGCCTACATTCGCCCCATGGCTTTTTACGGTGCTGAAGCGATGGGGATTTCTGCGAAAACCTTATCGACGCACTTGATTGTTGGCGCTTGGAAATGGGGCGCTTACATGGGTGAAGATGCCCTTAAACACGGCATTCGCGTTAAGACATCGTCTTTCTCACGCCACCATGTCAATGTGACCATGTGTAAAGCCAAGGCTAACGGTAATTACATGAACTCCATTCTGGCGCATCAGGAAGCTGCTATTGATGGCTATGATGAAGCCTTGTTGTTGGATGTTGATGGTTTTGTTGCTGAAGGCTCAGGCGAGAATATATTCATCGTACGTAATGGCAAGCTCATCACCCCTGACCTTACTAGCGCACTGGAAGGTATTACTCGCGACACCATCGTACAACTGGCAGGTGAAATTGGTTTGCAAGTAGTTGAAAAACGCATCACGCGTGATGAAGTCTATTCGGCTGATGAGGCGTTCTTTACTGGTACCGCAGCTGAAGTCACCCCTATTCGCGAGTTGGATAATCGCAGCATCGGTGAAGGTAAGCGCGGACCAATCACAGAGCAATTGCAAACCATGTACTTTGATGCTGTGACTGGTAAATCAGCCAAGCATGCACACTGGTTGAGTCTGGTTTAA
- a CDS encoding SCO family protein, whose protein sequence is MRRYLYLGLICLVCVACSRNPDDTALYGTDITAAAIKPAFNLIDHQGKPQKIENFAGKVVVINFGYTHCPDVCPTTLLDLANALKLMGSSAEQVQVLFVTVDPARDTEEVLAQYVPSFNPTFIGLRGDDKQLDAVVKSFKAYYAKADDKKNYTVDHSAGSYVLDKNGNVRIYIQFGEKSAHIAHDLQSLL, encoded by the coding sequence ATGAGGCGTTATTTATATCTCGGTTTGATCTGTTTAGTTTGCGTCGCTTGCAGTCGTAACCCTGACGATACAGCGCTCTACGGGACTGATATTACTGCTGCGGCAATCAAGCCAGCATTTAACCTGATAGATCACCAAGGAAAACCACAGAAAATAGAAAACTTTGCAGGCAAAGTAGTGGTCATAAACTTCGGTTATACCCACTGCCCAGATGTTTGCCCAACTACCTTGCTAGATTTAGCTAATGCATTGAAATTGATGGGGTCGTCTGCCGAGCAAGTGCAGGTGTTATTTGTCACGGTTGATCCCGCACGCGATACGGAGGAAGTGCTCGCACAGTATGTGCCGTCATTCAACCCCACATTTATTGGTTTACGGGGCGATGACAAGCAACTGGATGCAGTAGTAAAAAGCTTCAAGGCTTATTACGCTAAAGCTGATGACAAAAAAAACTATACGGTTGATCACAGTGCGGGTTCGTATGTGCTTGATAAAAATGGCAATGTGAGGATATATATCCAGTTTGGCGAAAAATCAGCGCATATCGCACATGATTTACAAAGCTTGCTTTGA
- the ccoN gene encoding cytochrome-c oxidase, cbb3-type subunit I: MSTASVANPSTIDLNAKDSSATVSSSAVSEQYNYEIIRKFTIMTLVWGAIGMFVGVYIASELAFPFLNFDIPYITFGRLRPVHTGSVIFGFGGSALFATSYYVVQRTCQARLFSDGMASFTFWGWQAVIVCAALGNMFGYSQGREYAEMEWPIDILIEVVWVTYLIVFVATLMKRKQPHIYVANWFYLAFILATALLHTFNNLAIPISLFSMKSYSLFSGAQDAMTQWWYGHNAVGFFLTAAFLGMMYYFVPKQAGKPVYSYRLSVLHFWAIIFLYMWAGAHHLHWTAIPDWTGTLAATFSIMLLLPSWGGMINGILTLSGAWDKLRTDPIMRFLIVALSFYGMSTFEGPMMSLKDVNALSHYTDWTIGHVHSGALGWVAMITFGSLYHLVPRLWNTPMHSQKLINVHFWLATVGILLYIVAMWISGIMQGLMWRAFDDFGNLQYSFVEAVARAHPYYVMRAIGGASFLAGMLVMCYNMFRTMRAGSTEVHAQQYATASAH, encoded by the coding sequence ATGTCCACGGCGAGCGTCGCAAATCCCAGCACCATCGATTTAAATGCTAAAGATTCAAGCGCTACGGTTTCTAGTAGCGCAGTCAGCGAGCAATACAATTACGAGATTATTCGTAAATTCACCATCATGACCCTGGTTTGGGGTGCAATTGGCATGTTTGTTGGTGTTTATATTGCTTCTGAATTGGCATTCCCGTTTCTGAATTTTGATATTCCCTACATCACTTTTGGTCGTTTGCGCCCTGTACATACTGGTTCAGTGATTTTTGGTTTTGGTGGTAGTGCATTGTTCGCTACTTCTTACTATGTCGTTCAGCGTACCTGTCAGGCACGCTTGTTCAGTGATGGCATGGCAAGCTTCACGTTCTGGGGCTGGCAAGCAGTCATCGTCTGTGCGGCACTCGGCAATATGTTTGGTTACAGCCAAGGTCGTGAATATGCCGAAATGGAATGGCCGATCGATATTCTGATTGAAGTGGTTTGGGTGACATATCTGATTGTATTCGTTGCTACCCTGATGAAGCGTAAACAACCGCATATCTACGTTGCTAACTGGTTCTACCTAGCCTTTATCCTAGCAACAGCTTTACTGCATACATTTAATAACCTAGCGATACCTATCAGCCTGTTCTCAATGAAGTCTTACAGCCTGTTCTCGGGCGCACAAGATGCCATGACACAGTGGTGGTATGGCCACAATGCTGTTGGTTTCTTCTTGACCGCCGCATTCTTGGGCATGATGTATTACTTTGTGCCTAAACAAGCGGGCAAACCTGTTTACTCATATCGCTTATCTGTTCTGCACTTCTGGGCGATTATTTTCCTATATATGTGGGCTGGCGCTCACCACTTGCACTGGACTGCTATTCCTGACTGGACTGGTACCCTGGCTGCAACATTCTCTATCATGTTATTGCTACCTTCATGGGGTGGCATGATCAACGGCATTCTGACTTTGTCTGGTGCTTGGGACAAATTGCGCACTGACCCTATCATGCGTTTCCTGATTGTTGCACTGTCTTTCTACGGCATGTCCACGTTTGAAGGCCCGATGATGTCACTAAAAGATGTTAATGCGCTTTCACACTACACAGACTGGACTATCGGTCACGTGCACTCTGGCGCTCTAGGTTGGGTAGCCATGATTACGTTCGGCAGCTTGTACCACTTGGTACCACGTTTGTGGAATACGCCTATGCATAGCCAAAAACTGATCAATGTGCATTTCTGGTTGGCTACAGTCGGCATCTTGCTCTACATCGTTGCCATGTGGATCTCAGGCATCATGCAAGGCCTCATGTGGCGTGCTTTTGATGACTTTGGCAATTTGCAATATTCATTTGTTGAAGCTGTTGCCCGTGCGCACCCATATTATGTGATGCGTGCCATCGGTGGTGCATCGTTCCTCGCAGGCATGTTAGTGATGTGCTACAACATGTTTAGAACTATGCGTGCAGGCAGCACCGAAGTGCATGCACAGCAGTACGCTACCGCATCAGCGCATTAA
- the ccoO gene encoding cytochrome-c oxidase, cbb3-type subunit II, which translates to MKLKHDNIERNLGLLLILTMLAISAGGLVEIVPLFFIKETVEKVEGVRPYSPLELRGRDIYVREGCYLCHSQMIRPFRDEALRYGHYSLAAESKYDHPFQWGSKRTGPDLARVGGKYSNEWHAQHLTAPRSLVPQSIMPNYPWLGKNNLDYSDITLRMKALRTTGVPYSESKAEYEQNVKEFGEDVAKTLVIADAEKNLVTQAQLGNYDSNAGNVSELDAVIAYLQVLGTMVDFKKYDDDYFVKFR; encoded by the coding sequence ATGAAATTGAAGCACGATAATATTGAACGCAACCTGGGTCTGTTGTTGATTCTGACCATGTTGGCGATCAGTGCTGGTGGTCTGGTTGAAATCGTACCCTTGTTTTTTATCAAGGAAACGGTAGAAAAAGTAGAAGGCGTGCGCCCTTACAGCCCGTTGGAATTACGTGGTCGCGATATCTATGTGCGTGAAGGCTGCTACTTGTGCCACTCACAAATGATCCGTCCTTTCCGTGATGAGGCTTTGCGCTATGGCCATTATTCACTTGCTGCAGAGTCTAAATATGATCACCCGTTTCAATGGGGTTCAAAACGTACAGGCCCAGATTTGGCGCGTGTAGGCGGCAAGTATTCTAATGAGTGGCATGCACAGCATTTAACTGCGCCTCGCTCATTAGTGCCGCAATCCATCATGCCTAATTACCCTTGGCTGGGTAAAAATAATCTTGATTACTCTGATATCACTTTGCGTATGAAAGCCCTGCGTACAACGGGCGTGCCTTATTCAGAAAGCAAAGCTGAGTATGAGCAGAACGTAAAAGAGTTTGGTGAAGATGTTGCCAAGACTTTAGTGATAGCTGACGCAGAGAAAAATCTGGTTACACAGGCGCAGCTTGGTAATTACGATAGTAATGCAGGCAATGTTAGTGAGTTGGACGCAGTGATCGCTTACCTGCAAGTGCTCGGTACCATGGTAGATTTCAAGAAGTATGATGACGACTACTTTGTGAAATTCCGCTAA
- a CDS encoding cbb3-type cytochrome c oxidase subunit 3: MMDFLMWFTKFENTKPVSLVIFFTMFCGVLIYLYGSKSRGQELEDYKNIPLDDDK; the protein is encoded by the coding sequence ATGATGGACTTTTTAATGTGGTTTACCAAGTTTGAAAACACTAAGCCTGTTTCGTTGGTGATTTTCTTTACTATGTTTTGTGGCGTATTGATTTATCTATACGGAAGCAAATCGCGTGGGCAAGAGCTTGAAGACTACAAAAATATCCCATTGGACGATGATAAGTAA
- a CDS encoding c-type cytochrome, translated as MSDKKKFTPTTTGHTWDGDLQELNNPLPTWWIWGFYITFAFTIIYWMLYPAWPIGKHFTTGIPGLNTITYTAKTVDGKEVEKTTHWNMRSKLMHEMNEQEAFQKQYFDKVASTSYADVSKDAELMQFVNSAGKTLFSDNCAACHQSGGGGKIGFAPNLTDDYWQYGGKYEQINTTITGGRRGYMPPFKEVLNDEQITQLANYVLLMSGEPHDEAAAKAGDVLFHSETAACYYCHGAEGKGKELMGSANLTDKIWLWVNVPGETEATAKLNDVKGVIYGGLAKGVMPNWNQRLSPEQIKLLTVYVHDGLGGGN; from the coding sequence ATGAGCGACAAAAAGAAATTTACCCCCACGACCACAGGCCACACCTGGGATGGTGATTTGCAGGAGTTGAATAACCCACTACCAACTTGGTGGATATGGGGTTTTTACATCACCTTTGCATTTACTATTATCTACTGGATGCTTTATCCAGCATGGCCTATCGGTAAACACTTCACAACGGGTATTCCTGGCCTGAACACGATTACTTACACAGCTAAAACTGTTGATGGCAAAGAGGTTGAAAAAACGACCCACTGGAACATGCGTTCCAAACTAATGCATGAAATGAACGAGCAAGAAGCTTTCCAGAAGCAGTATTTTGATAAAGTAGCTTCTACATCCTATGCAGACGTGTCTAAAGATGCTGAGTTGATGCAGTTCGTAAACTCCGCAGGTAAAACACTGTTCTCAGACAATTGTGCTGCGTGCCATCAATCTGGTGGTGGTGGCAAGATTGGGTTCGCGCCTAATCTGACTGATGATTACTGGCAGTACGGTGGCAAATATGAACAGATCAACACTACGATCACAGGCGGCCGCCGTGGTTACATGCCACCATTCAAAGAAGTCTTGAATGATGAGCAGATCACCCAACTTGCAAACTATGTACTGTTGATGTCTGGTGAGCCTCATGACGAAGCCGCCGCAAAAGCAGGTGACGTATTGTTCCATAGTGAAACAGCCGCTTGCTACTATTGCCATGGTGCCGAAGGTAAAGGTAAAGAACTCATGGGCTCTGCTAACCTGACAGATAAAATCTGGTTATGGGTCAACGTACCAGGTGAAACAGAAGCGACTGCTAAATTGAACGATGTAAAAGGTGTCATTTATGGCGGCCTTGCCAAAGGTGTGATGCCAAACTGGAATCAACGTTTGAGCCCAGAACAAATCAAGTTACTCACCGTATATGTACATGACGGTTTAGGCGGCGGTAACTAA
- the ccoG gene encoding cytochrome c oxidase accessory protein CcoG, producing MQAGSAKQSTLLHKTIPIVVTRSVKGKFRNFKTAVMVLAYSIYFSLPWLPWARFSGDNQAVMFDLATRRFFIFDLIVYPQDIFWLAMLLFIAAALLFFTTGLIGRAWCGFFCFQTLWTDLFILIEQTIQGERNARLRLKKQPWNLEKIIKVGGSHFLMIAISFWTAVTFAAYFTHAPQFVRDLFTGHAADAGYITVLALTITTYAAAGLLREHICTLACPYARFQGVMYESDTLAVSYDTRRGEGEKGRTIPIVGLRTHEERQAQGHGDCIDCGFCVQVCPTGIDIRDGLQYQCISCGLCIDACNNIMDSVGYPRGLIRYDSESNLNNPIPKKPKLEWMRLKVLGYAAALLLMSGLLFYNIGTRAQTEITVQQVRQPLYTVLSDGNIRNRYQIHIVNKTEHAETYTLSAEGIPDSAIDLGNLPAIKVRAAKDLTLNLKINLSPEAARKTQEFDLIITPATQGAEPIKIETNFSSPK from the coding sequence ATGCAAGCAGGTTCAGCCAAGCAATCTACACTGCTACACAAAACCATACCGATTGTGGTGACGCGATCAGTTAAGGGTAAATTTCGTAATTTCAAAACAGCCGTGATGGTGCTGGCGTATAGCATTTATTTCTCTTTACCTTGGCTGCCTTGGGCAAGGTTCAGTGGTGATAATCAGGCAGTCATGTTTGATTTGGCTACGCGTCGGTTTTTTATCTTTGACCTGATTGTTTACCCGCAAGATATATTCTGGCTTGCCATGCTCTTGTTCATTGCTGCCGCCTTACTGTTTTTTACAACAGGGCTGATAGGTCGCGCTTGGTGTGGGTTTTTCTGCTTCCAGACCTTATGGACAGACTTATTCATTCTGATTGAGCAAACCATTCAGGGCGAACGTAATGCACGACTTCGCCTGAAAAAACAGCCATGGAACTTGGAAAAAATCATCAAAGTCGGTGGCTCGCACTTTCTGATGATTGCCATTTCTTTCTGGACGGCCGTTACTTTTGCCGCCTACTTCACGCATGCCCCACAATTTGTTAGAGACCTCTTTACTGGCCATGCCGCAGATGCAGGCTATATCACCGTACTAGCCCTCACAATCACGACTTATGCCGCAGCTGGTTTGCTGCGTGAGCATATTTGCACACTGGCTTGCCCTTATGCGCGCTTTCAAGGGGTGATGTACGAATCTGATACCTTGGCAGTAAGCTATGACACACGCCGCGGTGAGGGTGAAAAAGGCCGTACTATCCCAATCGTGGGTTTACGCACCCACGAAGAACGGCAAGCGCAAGGGCATGGCGATTGTATTGATTGTGGTTTTTGCGTGCAGGTTTGTCCAACAGGCATTGATATCCGCGATGGTTTGCAATATCAGTGTATCTCTTGCGGTTTATGTATTGATGCTTGCAACAATATTATGGACTCTGTGGGTTACCCACGTGGGTTGATTCGCTACGATTCAGAATCTAACCTGAATAATCCTATCCCTAAAAAACCAAAGCTGGAGTGGATGCGGCTTAAAGTGTTGGGCTACGCCGCCGCCTTACTATTGATGTCTGGCTTGTTGTTTTACAACATTGGTACACGTGCGCAAACTGAAATCACTGTGCAGCAAGTGCGCCAACCTCTATACACCGTTTTATCCGATGGCAATATCAGAAACCGTTATCAGATTCATATTGTTAACAAGACCGAGCATGCAGAAACATACACGCTTAGTGCAGAGGGCATTCCTGATTCCGCCATTGATCTCGGTAACCTGCCAGCGATTAAAGTCCGCGCCGCCAAAGATCTCACGCTCAATCTTAAAATCAATTTAAGCCCTGAAGCTGCCAGAAAAACCCAGGAGTTTGATCTCATTATTACGCCTGCAACGCAAGGTGCTGAACCCATTAAGATCGAGACTAATTTTAGTAGTCCAAAGTAG
- a CDS encoding FixH family protein has protein sequence MLLLPQIAMSETLFGGLLAAAFIFFTTRALGLSNFWAGILSGLLPFLAYLYYADQHWAGGDVMAIHFALYLANAGLLIVFGGMQRKQQTMHWGPRLIIGFFITLVLLNITFLSISTRGLPNWFTTMFLPNPDNEQVHTAFPGVIPHDRNQLYAPHLDQMEQQKQLGWQVSLTGIDKLKSKVPHTVFVHVLDAKKQPVQNAEVTLAFWRMANSFDDQKLVLKEAEPGVYQVNLELVAEGRWITELYIHKGEDDFVKRQSLYVDDH, from the coding sequence ATGTTGCTCCTCCCTCAAATCGCCATGAGTGAAACGCTGTTCGGCGGATTACTTGCTGCAGCGTTTATATTCTTTACAACGCGCGCACTTGGATTATCTAATTTCTGGGCGGGCATCTTAAGTGGCTTGTTGCCGTTCTTGGCCTATCTATATTACGCAGACCAGCACTGGGCTGGTGGTGATGTCATGGCGATTCACTTTGCCTTGTATCTGGCAAATGCAGGGCTGCTGATTGTCTTTGGCGGAATGCAGCGCAAGCAGCAAACCATGCATTGGGGGCCCAGACTGATTATTGGTTTCTTTATTACACTGGTCCTGCTCAATATCACGTTCCTGTCAATTTCTACCCGTGGCCTACCGAACTGGTTTACTACCATGTTTTTGCCCAATCCTGATAACGAGCAAGTCCACACAGCCTTTCCTGGTGTGATTCCACATGACCGCAATCAGCTTTATGCGCCGCACCTTGACCAAATGGAGCAACAGAAGCAGCTTGGCTGGCAAGTCAGCTTGACTGGAATCGACAAGCTTAAAAGCAAAGTTCCGCATACCGTATTTGTGCATGTATTGGATGCCAAGAAGCAACCTGTGCAAAATGCAGAAGTTACTTTGGCGTTCTGGCGCATGGCCAACAGCTTTGATGACCAGAAGCTGGTACTGAAAGAGGCTGAGCCTGGTGTATATCAAGTCAACCTGGAATTGGTTGCGGAGGGCCGTTGGATCACCGAGCTTTATATCCATAAGGGTGAAGATGACTTCGTCAAACGGCAGTCACTGTATGTAGATGATCATTAG